The genomic DNA TAAGCTCCAGTCTAGGGGGAATCACTACATCATAGGCTACAAAGTTACTCCAAAAAATACACTGCTGTCTCACTTAGAGCCTCTAAGGTACTGCTTCCTTGGCCTGAACTCAATAAACCTTCAGAATTTTACAGCTCTCAGTGCTGTTGCCCAGAGATCAGGGCGCTGTGACTCCAACTTCAAGGTGTAGCTGAGGAAGAGCAGGAAGCCTCCCTTGCCCCCAGCACCAGCACTGGCAGCCTGGATTTCACCAGCAGAATTTCACCTTCCTGGTGAGGGGCATAGAGGGCCTCCTTTCTGCCATTTTCTTTATAGAGACTAGACTTGTGGACGGAGAAGACACTGTTTTCTCTGTGCCAGATGCTTCCAGAACTCCTGGGGAAGAAATAAGGGAGGTGTTGGGCAATTGATCTGGGGTCTGTCTTTCTTTCCTGTCCCTGTGTTTCCCCAGTACATTCAAGCTGAGCCACCCACCAACAAGTCCCTGTCTAGTCTGGTCGTGCAGCTGCTGCAATTTCAGGAAGAAGTTTTTGGCAAACATGTCAGCAACGCACCACTCACGAAACTGCCGGTGAGTGATGACACAAGGAGGCAAGTTCTCCAAGCCAGAGAAGgagctgttttattttgttttgtcgtAAATTTCATAATTTTCAAGATTTGGGCAATTTACTACCACCCCTATGCCCGGTCAGGGCATTACTGACTTGGCTGTAGTTCCCATTTGCCATTCTCTTTGTCTTAGTAACACTGTGCAACAGGGTTTCTCAGTCTGAGCTTGTGTGTGAAACTCTCATGGTTAAAAGGGTAGGAGATCTGGATCTGCACAGGCTTGTGTTCAAATCCTGCTCTACTACTTGGTAtctctgtgatcttggacaagccATTTAAGCCTCTGGAGTCTTGGTTCCCTCATCCCCAGATGGGATTAATGTGCCTACTTTGTAGGGTTTCTGTAATGATCATTGAGGTGATCCAGTAAGTGCTTGGTACAAGGTGGGGCTTTTTGAatattggtttctttctttcctctcttctagGCCACATGATAGAATGGCACAGTGTTAACAAATTccacctttgagagggagatcAGTTCAGCATGGGATTCTTATTACTTACCTTAGGTAATATAAGAGAATTTAAGACGTGACCCTCACATGCTTCTTCCCTGTCTCACTTTTGTAGATCAAATGTTTCCTCGATTTCAAAGCAGGAGGATCCCTGTGCCACATCCTCGCAGCTGCCTACAAATTCAAGAGTGACCAGGGATGGTGAGATGCCTTCTCTCTGTGCGTCTTACATTAGAGGGAACTCCCTTCTTAGGATTCCCAGAGGTCTTTCTTGGGTGAGACAGTCTCATACTTTGTGAGTCTTATGAGTCTCTTGCTTTGCTAGGTCAGTAGGCCTGACTTGATAGGTCAGAAAAATGGCTGGGAGTCAGAGCCAAAATAGTCTTCAAGAGTGAATACTTGTGCATGCATCACTGTGTGTGCTGCACAGGAAAAGGGATTCTCAGGTTGGCATCtctagcttttctttgtccttttggACCAAGTATACAGTGATGCATGGAGTTGAGCTCAGAGAGCCCTAAATCCCAGGCAACAGCTGTGAGAAAGACTGCCTCCTAATTTCCCATGTTAAAAAGTCACATACTCTAACCTTATCCCCAGACCTGAGCTATACCACTGACTAGATCATTGCCTCTTCACAAGGCGGCGTTATGATTTCCAGAATCCGTCACGCATGGACCGCAACGTGGAAATGTTCATGACCATTGAGAAGTCCTTAGTGCAGGTCAGAGTCAAGAACCTTTTCCATCCATGTCCCATCCCTCAGAGGGAATCCAAAATACCACTTCACCATAATTTCATCCCATCTATTTCTTCTCCCCACAGAATAATTGCCTGTCTCGACCTAACATTTTTCTGTGCCCAGAAATTGAACCCAAACTGCTAGGGAAAttaaaggacattatcaagagaCACCAGGTAAGTGGGTGGGGTCAGGAGGTTTCAGAAACTCCATGACTCTTTCCCTGATGTTTTCCATACATGAAGCAGCCTTGAGGTGCCATGTTCTCTACTGCAGAGGTGACTCTACCTACTTGGAATAAGACTAGAATTAAGGTCCTGAGcccctctttctctgcctgcttcccATATTTCCCAGTCTCAGCAGGTTTGGATCACTATTCCCGGCACGTGCATTGGCCTGGGGACAGAAGCACCTACTTGCACTCAGCTAGAGATGGCCTGgtttcagagaaatgaaatcttTGCTCTTTGGAACTCTGTAATAACAAGCAGAAGTCATTGCTAGGGACATACagtcaactttacatttctcatGTGTAGATTATTATTTAGAAGATTATCTGTAgcaatttttaattctttgagttTTCTCCACTATCAGCACACTCCCAGCTCTTTCCCTCTGCCACTCTGCTGGTGTGTGCTTAGAGAATGCAAACTAACTTTACTACCACTCTGAGCAAATGTGATAAGGAAGGCAGGGCTGTGATTAAatcttattttgatttatttacaCCCATGAGTAATTCATAGGGGACCATGTTTATCTACTTCTCCTTGTGCTATCCAGGGAACAGTCACTGAGGATAAGAACAATGCCTCCCATGTTGTGTATCCTGTTCCAGGGAACCTAGAAGAAGGTGAGACCTGGGTTTTCCTGGCCACTGCAGTACGGGGGTTGCTCTAGGAGGCAGAGGACTGCtgggctcctttcctttcaacctTCCTACCATCTTACATTCCTATTTCCATGTCCCCTGTTGCAACCGGAGTTGCATACAGTTATGTTTTGTGTACTTCTTTAGCTTATATTTCTTCCTGCTCTGTCTCTATCCCCAGAGGAATGGGTACGACCGGTCATGAAGAGGGACAAGCAGGTTCTTCTGCACTGGGGATACTATCCTGATAGGTGAGGATGGGGTCCTGGGGTGGGTTTAAGCACCAGAGCCAGGCTGAGAAGCCCTCGAATGCCTAGCAGAGCAAGAAGATGCTCTTTGGGAGTTACTTTtaggtttgttcatttgttctcttCCCACCTATTATGTAAATCCTCTATCTTGGGGAAGGTTTGGACTTATTGGATGAAGCTTAGGCTAAAAGGATTGGGGCTTAATGTGTGAAATGGTTGTTCCAGTATAATTTTTGATGAGTAGGTTTAGAAGTGATATGATTGTCTAATAGAAAATGTTTTCAGCATTTTGTCTGTCTTCTCAGTGGGCTTTTACTCAGTGTTTAAACAGATATAAATAATATGAACAAtttgtaaataaatatgaaatgcaaGAAGTAGGATGTAAAATGAAATCTGGTATCATTGCAATTATGTGAAACCAAATTTGTGCTGAAAAGAGTTACTGGGAAAGAGTATATATTGAATGCCACAGGAATGTTGTGTTAGggtgattcttttctttctttttctgtgtttaaaaAGTTTTGTAATTGTCTTTACCACTTCATAATGAAGAAAAGTCCAATATTAATTGGAAAAATAATCATACCAAGAAACTAACCCAGCAACTCAATACTTTCTGTAAATGGAAAGCTATAAAGATTTGTGCCTACTTTCCCACAACTCCATCCCATTGATCCTGCTTCATGCTCAATTTCCCATGGCAGTTATGACACATGGATCCCAGCCAGTGAAATTGAAGCAGCTGTGGAAGATGCTCCAACTCCTGAGAAACCTAGGAGGGTGAGTATCTCTTGTTCCCCAACCCGAAGAAGAATGCAAGGAGCAGACCACTGTTTGGAGGTGAAGCAGAGACTCCTGTGCTCGTGGCTTTTCCCTTCGGGCCCGCAAAGCTGTGGCTTTCAGGCTTCTCTCCGGCACAGTGTGCCTTTGTATTTTAGGTTCATGCAAAGTGGATCCTGGACACAGATACCttcaatgaatggatgaatgaagaagACTACGAAGTAAATGATGACAAAAATCCTGTCTCCCGCCGAAAGAAGATTTCAGCCAAGACTTTGACAGATGAGGTGAAaattcctctcctttcttccttgatACCTTAGCATAAGTCTTAGATATCTAAGTGTGCACTGGGCATTGTTGCTGACATTTACCCCGATTCTCCAACCTGCAGGTGAACAGCCCAGATTCAGATCGGAGGGACAAGAAGGGGGGGAACTATAAGAAGAGGAAGCGCTCCCCTTCTCCTTCACCAACCCCAGAGGCTAAGAAGAAAAATGCTAAGAAAGGGTATGCCAGCCTCCATTCATCCCCCACATCACCATTCTTCCCACACCATGCTGCAGAAGGGAAGGACAGGTCCCTTCCCACAGCCACTGGCCCTGACCTGGGTGGGCCACGTTCCCCAGGTGTTTggagagggaggaggagaagcTGCCCAGTTGCAGGCCCAGCCACCAGTAAATGCAGAGAGCTCACCCTCCACACGAAAGCCATGGTCACTGCCCATTACTCTGTAGTGATTGGTTTCTGTGCATGCTTCTGTCTGTGCATGAGCCCCACCCTGAGGATCCTGTCTTGTTTCCATTCCCTTGAATCTCAGCTTCTAGGGACTCCTTGTCCAGGGGTGACTGAGTTCTCTTccactcccttttcttctcaGTCCCTCAACACCTTACACCAAGTCAAAGCGTGGCCACAGAGAAGAGGAACAAGAAGACCTGACGAAGGACATGGATGAGCCCTCCCCAGTCCCCAACATAGAAGAGGTGACATTGCCCAAAACAGGTATGGGCCAGGCCAAGCTCCCTGGACCCACCGCATTCCCTTTTCTGTTCCTGCTCCATTTCTAGAGGACTTTCCCCTTCACTTCAGCTGGTCGCTGAACTCATCTTCTTCACTGTGGACAGTGCTCTACCTTCATACCTATATCGGAGTTGTGGGCTGTGCTTTGCACCTGATGTAGTTGTCTCCAAACTCCTCCTGATAATGTATCCCCATCATTGAAATATATCTGTGCACAGATTATATACATGTACTGTTGTACTGCTTGCTACCTTACAACATTGTAAAACACATGCAAATGTTTTCTGAAAACGGGAAGATGGAAAGGATaagattaaaaaggaaatatgaaGAGGAGCTCTGATACCCCATGCCCATATTCCAGTGGCTTGACAGCCCCACTTTGGAGACCACTGCTGTGTGATAGTGTGGAACCATACAGTGTCCAGACTGAGTACAGTCTGTCTTACATAGACTAGCTCCCAATATCTGGAGGCATATTTTGGCCAAAGGGTGAGGGAGGCCACTGAGAGAGAGGAGCCCTGGTTCTACCCTTCATTGGTCAGAGCAGCTCTCCTCTCTGTCCATGTTTTCTCCTGGCCTTGGTGTATGAATTCAGCTGAAGAAAGTCCACTGCTTTCAAACATGTTTCAGATTCAGCTGCTCCTCTGGAGTAGTGGGGCAGACTGTCTCAGTCCAGTAAGAACTTAGAGACACACTGATGGACATAAGGGCCTATCAAGGATAAGAATGACTTATGGATGCTGTTGAGTAGAAAATGCTTCTTTATAGGGAAAaagttaaatgcatttttgattggggaaggggagaaggTAGCAGGTGAGTTTCAAGCCCTAAAATGGTGGCGACTGGAAGGAGTTACTACTATTTGTGATCAGTGGGAGAAAGATCTCTAGAACTGTTAACAGTGGAGAGGTGAGGGCTTATTTTAGGCAGAAACTGTCTGATAAGTGACTCTCTCCTCTGGCAGTCAACACAAAGAAGGACTCGGAGTCAGCCCCAGTCAAGGGAGGCACAGTGACTGACCTGGGTAAGGGGGCCTTGGGAGTGTGGGTCAGTGCTCAGAAGAGAGGAGGCCCAGCTGCCACCCTCCCCAAGCCTGCTGGGACCTTTCGTAAAGCAGGATCCTTCTTTTGCCTGTCAGGAGGCTCCAGCCtgctattttgctttctttttcttacagATGAGCAGGAGGATGAAAGCATGGAGACCACGGGCAAGGTGGAGCCAGTTTAGACTGCTTCTCTATGTGATTCTCATTTGTGATTGTAAAGTTCCTTCTGCCCAGCACTTTCCACTGCCCAGACTTCCCACCCTAGACTAGTTCTAGGTTCTAGCTGGTGTTGAAAGCTTTCTGAGTCCTGGAGCCCATAACTGTTCATTCCCATACCCATCTTTAGTGCCCACATTCCTGGGGTATGGGAGAAGCAGAGGGTTGCTAGGGGCAGAATGGGAATGCTGAGTATCCAGACGCCTCCATATTTGTAGGATGAGGATGAAAACAGTACGGGGAACAAGGGGGAGCAGACCAAGAATCCAGATCTGCATGAGGACAACGTGACTGAACAGACCCACCATATCATCATTCCTAGCTACGCTGCCTGGTTTGACTATAATAGGTATTGTTGCTCCAACTTCTCACTGAATCTGTATTTCCCTATCTCTGGAGCTCAATGTGGtattcctcctcctgcctccaaaTAAGTTTTTTCTTCCTCAGCCAAATAGACTGGGGTACACGAGTTTTAGGGAAGCTCCTGGTCTCTTGAGTTTTTCAGCCCTGACAGGAGCTCTCCCCGAGCTCTCTCTTGAATCCTTCCTGCCGTCTCCAGCTATTTGCCTGCCCTGCCTGCTAGACTTTCCTGTCTTTGGGGCTCGCATCTCTCTACCAGTGCCTTCTGAATCCACTCTGCTTCTCTTGCAGTGTTCATGCCATTGAGCGGAGGGCTCTCCCTGAGTTCTTTAACGGCAAGAACAAGTCCAAGACTCCAGAAATGTAAGGAAATCTCATCTCTAACTTTTCTCCTTCCTGTCCCCATTCACTCTTCCAGATCCAGCAACATCCAGTTTAGCAACATTTCTTGAGCTTCTCCCAtgagccaggtactgtgctaggctgacaaagaccctatttctgcctggaggcagccccagccctgcccagtgACCAGAGTAGTATGCTCTGTGGGACACCAGGTTTTCCCAGGGGCCATATGAAGCATGTTGTTCTGCACAGAGCAAGTACTTGTTCCAGTGCCTCCATTTCTTTTAATAGGGCATAGAGCCTTCCCAGACGTAATTAACTGGTGTCGTCGTCTAAAATGTAAATCTCTAGTGTAAGTAATAGCTTTGACTAAAATGTAAATGATTGCTAGTGGGCTGGTCCCTGAGAGGAGGTTTTGATAGAAAGACAGGAGGTGGACCTATGAAGACCCAGTCTGttaatgaagggatggaaaaggctCTCTGGAGAGAAGTGGCATCTAAGTGCAGGCTTGGGGCTCAGAAGGTTTTGCCTCCTTCAAGGTGTTGCCTCAGGCCACATCTGCTTGGCTCCGGATGAGACTTGGCAAACTTCTGTTGTTAGGGATGCTGCAGGACAGATGTCCTGACAAGGCAAGTGAGACTGAGTGTAGAGCCATGGCTCCCTAAGAACTGAGTGAGCTTGCTCCCAGCTGTTTCCCTTTTCACCTCTAGGGATTTTCCCTTTCCACCATGTTTCTTCCCCTGTAAGCCACTATGGTTCTCTTCTTCCTGGGAAAAGCATGCATGTGGACAAGTCTTGCCCTCTCCAGGGGAAAGGAATTAGTGACCAGTTGACATGAGTTCATGATCTGCAGGCAGGGTTGGAACTAAAGACTATTCTATATACTTTTCAGTCTTGGTATAAAATAGTAAATAATGACAGTTGTCCAATATATTGAGAGATTACCCTCTCCCAGGCATTGTCTTAAGCATCCTATATACATCGACTACTTTAATCTTCACATCAGCTTCAGAGGTAGGTCCTCTTATCATCTCCAGTTTACTGGTTAGGAGACTGAGGTATAGACCCCAGTTAAGTCACTTGCACAAGGTGACATAGCTAGGAAGTAGTAAAAGCAGCATCTGCATCCTTTAGTCTGGCTCCTGTTCTCAGACTTTACACTGGACCACATGAGAGCTGCTGTGTTTTTGAGCTCCAATAATGTGCCTGGTGCTACACTAGATCTTTCCACATCTTTGTCACCTTCCACAGACACTCCACTTTACAGATAGAGACTGAGGTTTGAACAAGTGAAATTACTTGCCCAAGGCTGTCATGGTAGAtctaggatttgaactcagatcttTCCATCTTCGAAACATAGATTCCTTGTACCATGTCATACTGACTAGGTGGATACAAGGAGAGGCAGGGACTTCCCTTTAACATCTGCCTTTGGAAATCAGAGCACCCTTTCTTACCTTTTGATTTCTTATTCAGAAGTTGGATGAAATATCTCCCAAGTACAGCCAAGAAAGTAATTTATTTAACTACAAACCCTGTCAAGGAAAACAAGCAGTGTTTGAACCCCCATGCAACCAGCACATAGTAGGCCTGAAGTGTTAATAACAATCTACTGTCTTCTGGCTTTGTCACATAGGAGGAATCCTTAGCACCTTTATCACTTTTCCTGCCCTTTAGTTCTTAGCAGACATTTACTTTTTCTCCTCATCATTCATCTCTTCTAAGCTACCTGGCCTATCGAAACTTCATGATTGACACTTACCGGCTGAACCCCCAGGAGTATCTCACCTCTACTGCATGCCGTAGGAACCTGGCGGGTGATGTCTGTGCCATCATGAGGTGGGTCTGCAGTTGCGGGGTACGTGAGGGTGTCTGCCCATGGGTGTCCCTTGGCAAAAGTAGGGATGCCAGCAAGGAGCATAGGAGGAGATTGAGCAGGAAGAAACCTAGAGAAAGCAAAGTTCAGGTTCGGGGAATGAGTGATGCAAGGGAATGGCAACTGAAGTGTGGCAGAAAGTAGAAAATGTGTGTGTAACTGAAGGATCCTGCTTTGACTTTACTGGTTGTCCAGGGAGACATGTTTAGTAGGTGGATGGATATGGAGAGGTCCCAACTGGAGATGTAGACTTGGGTGTCACTGACATGGTAGTAGTGGAAGGACTGGGCTTCCCAGGGAGGAGAGTGAGCAGAGAAGAGGGTTGGGGAGTCCCGTATGACTCTGCTGTCCCATATGACTCTgtatctgcctctgtcttcacagggTCCATGCCTTCCTAGAACAGTGGGGTCTCATTAACTACCAGGTGGATGCCGAGAGCCGACCAACCCCAATGGGTCCTCCACCCACCTCTCACTTCCACGTCTTGGCAGACACACCATCAGGGCTGGTGCCTCTACAGCCCAAGGCCCCACAGGTTGGGTGAGGGGCTGTGGGAACAGGTGGGGTTGGGTAAAATTGGGCTTCCTTggactcttctttttctggtttttagGGTAATGGTTCAGGAGTGTTCTgaggtttttccttttccatgggATGCAAAGGGCCACAGGAATCAGCCTCTCTGTTCagcatcctctgagcctctgtccaaAGATTCCAAGGACTTGCTGAGAGAGAAGAGATGCTCCTTTTCCTTAAGCAGCAGACAGGCTAATGTAGGGGATGGAATAGATAGAGAAAAAGGGCTTAAAATTAAGTTGCATGGAATTTAAAAACTTTGTCATGTTTccagcattttttcatttttgcctcaTAAttattgcttccatttttttcagtCTAATTTCATACATTATAAAAATTAAGAGGAGAAAGGTTATGTGGCTTGCCCAGTGTCACAGAGTGCCAAATCTAGGATTAGAAGATAAATCCAGCTCCTAAGAGAACCTATAGAGATAAATGTGAATACAAATGTATACCATGCCAACTACAGATCTAATTGATCATTAAGGGAACATGGAACAGTAGCGTGTGTGCCCCAGAGCTTGCAGGCCACCCAGCATTTGGTCTTGAGGCCTCCAGGGCCTTGGCGTAGTCATTTCCTGCCCAGCCTCCATGACACCAAGCTCTGTCCCCTAGGGCCGCCAGGGTGATGCTGATACCAAGGCTGGGCGAAAGGGCAAAGAGTTGGATGACCTGGTGCCAGAGACGGCTAAGGGCAAGCCAGAGCTGGTAGGTGGGATGCAGACCCTGCTGGGCTTATTTGCCCCTTTATTGGGGGGCCCCTGCCTGGGAAGAAGAGTTTTGAGGGCAGAGGAGCTACAGCAGTAAGGGAGGAAGGCCCACCCAGGGTGTCCCTGGCTTTGGGAAGGAAGCtccttctgtctcttctctctctctgtctgctcctggcTCCCAGGGTCATGCCTGCTCACCTGTCTTTTTCTCCTGCACAAACAGCAGACCTCTGCTTCTCAGCAAATGCTCAGCTTCCCTGACAAAGGTAAAGAGAAGCCTGCAGACATGCAGAACTTTGGGCTACGCACAGACATGTACACAAAGAAGAATGTGCCCTCCAAGGTAGGCATTGTGGACTGACTTCAGGGGTGAGCACCTTTGCTCCTCAGAGGCCATGGGGCTCTTCCCTCACCCGCCTTTGTGCCCTGCAGAGCAAAGCTGCGGCCAGTGCCACTCGTGAGTGGACAGAACAGGAGACCCTGCTTCTTCTGGAGGTAATTGGGGCAAGGAAAGGAGGGTGCTCGATACACAAGTGAGTGGGGAGAGTGCCCCTGCTCCAGTCCCTCCTTCCGGATGCCCATAGACTCTGCCTCAGGGAACAGCTCCAGGCCAGGCACTGGCGCCAGTTCACTAACTCCATATCCTTTCTCAGTGCTACTTGGAGATTCCCCTTGGACCAGCAGAGTGCACCAGTACCACGACACAGGGAACTTTGAAGCCAGTGACCCTTAGTAGGATGGGGGGAGCTGACTGTCAAGGAAAGTGTCTCAGTAAGTGAAGTTGCATCTCTCCCACTACCACCAGGCCCTGGAAATGTACAAAGATGACTGGAACAAAGTATCAGAGCACGTGGGCAGCCGCACACAGGACGAGTGCATCTTGCATTTTCTTCGTCTTCCCATCGAAGACCCATACCTGGAGGACTCAGAGGCCTCCCTGGGCCCCCTGGCCTACCAGCCCATCCCCTTCAGTCAGTCAGGCAACCCTGTTATGAGCACTGTTGCCTTCCTGGCCTCTGTCGTTGATCCTCGAGTCGCCTCTGCTGCCGCCAAGTCAGCCCTAGGTAACGTGGATGGCCTGGCCTTCTTAGTTTACATTTGAAGGGCTGGTTACTCAGATCTTGAAACCCCTACTGACATCAGCTCAGGCACCTGTCTAGCTCCATGCTGGTCCAGATGAAGAGGTGGGCTTGTGAGGATGCTTTCACATGGACAGCCCCCACTCCCAGCTTCATCCTCTCTGGATCTTGCAGAAGAGTTCTCCAAAATGAAGGAAGAGGTACCCACAGCCTTGGTGGAGGCCCATGTTCGGAAAGTGGAGGAAGCAGCCAAGGTGACAGGCAGGGCCGACCCAGCCTTTGGCCTGGAGAGCAGTGGTATTGCAGGAACTGCCTCAGAGGAGCCTGAGAGGATCGGTAAGGCCGGCAGGTCCCTGGGCCTCTCCCCTTTCTCTGTCACGCCCTGTGCCATCCCCGCCTTGAGATGACCTCAGAGCACAATGTGAATGGGGAGAACTGGtgggatttttattatttcccagGACTTTACTGGTCTTCTCACTAAGGTTTTGGCTGGGAGAAGGCTGTTGGAAAGTGTTACAGGGACGAACTCTGTGTTGGACAGTTCCCATTTCCTCTTCTCATAGGCACAGAGGAGAGCGGGACTGATGAGGTGCGGGCAGAGGGCCAGCCCACAGAAGAGAAGAAGGAGCCCAAGGTATAGTggtttgccctgggctgggcggGTGGAGGTCCACGCAGCACCATGGTGTTGGGGGGCACAGGTACACTGAGGCAGGCCAGCTCTGCAATGGGATGGGGCTGCCCCTGTAGCTAGGTCACCTCCAAAGTCAGAGGTGTGATTCCGTCCCTAGTCTGGGCTGGATGTGTGAGAGCCAGCTGCCCCAAT from Manis pentadactyla isolate mManPen7 chromosome 9, mManPen7.hap1, whole genome shotgun sequence includes the following:
- the SMARCC2 gene encoding SWI/SNF complex subunit SMARCC2 isoform X5; the protein is MAVRKKDGGPNVKYYEAADTVTQFDNVRLWLGKNYKKYIQAEPPTNKSLSSLVVQLLQFQEEVFGKHVSNAPLTKLPIKCFLDFKAGGSLCHILAAAYKFKSDQGWRRYDFQNPSRMDRNVEMFMTIEKSLVQNNCLSRPNIFLCPEIEPKLLGKLKDIIKRHQGTVTEDKNNASHVVYPVPGNLEEEEWVRPVMKRDKQVLLHWGYYPDSYDTWIPASEIEAAVEDAPTPEKPRRVHAKWILDTDTFNEWMNEEDYEVNDDKNPVSRRKKISAKTLTDEVNSPDSDRRDKKGGNYKKRKRSPSPSPTPEAKKKNAKKGPSTPYTKSKRGHREEEQEDLTKDMDEPSPVPNIEEVTLPKTVNTKKDSESAPVKGGTVTDLDEQEDESMETTGKDEDENSTGNKGEQTKNPDLHEDNVTEQTHHIIIPSYAAWFDYNSVHAIERRALPEFFNGKNKSKTPEIYLAYRNFMIDTYRLNPQEYLTSTACRRNLAGDVCAIMRVHAFLEQWGLINYQVDAESRPTPMGPPPTSHFHVLADTPSGLVPLQPKAPQGRQGDADTKAGRKGKELDDLVPETAKGKPELQTSASQQMLSFPDKGKEKPADMQNFGLRTDMYTKKNVPSKSKAAASATREWTEQETLLLLEALEMYKDDWNKVSEHVGSRTQDECILHFLRLPIEDPYLEDSEASLGPLAYQPIPFSQSGNPVMSTVAFLASVVDPRVASAAAKSALEEFSKMKEEVPTALVEAHVRKVEEAAKVTGRADPAFGLESSGIAGTASEEPERIGTEESGTDEVRAEGQPTEEKKEPKEPREGVGAVEEEAKEKTGEAPKKDEEKGKQGDSEKESEKSDGDLVVDPEKEKEPKEGPEEVLKETVESEGDRKAKVERDIGEGNLSTAAAAALAAAAVKAKHLAAVEERKIKSLVALLVETQMKKLEIKLRHFEELETIMDREREALEYQRQQLLADRQAFHMEQLKYAEMRARQQHFQQMHHVQPQAAPPPGTQPLPPTGAGPPTSHGLAMAPASVAPAAASSGAPPGSLGPSEQIGQAGSSAGPQQQQAAGAPQPGAIPPGVPPPGPHGPSPFPSQQAPPSVIPGAVPGSGHPGMADPSTPLPPDPTAPSPGTVTPVPPPQ
- the SMARCC2 gene encoding SWI/SNF complex subunit SMARCC2 isoform X2; translated protein: MAVRKKDGGPNVKYYEAADTVTQFDNVRLWLGKNYKKYIQAEPPTNKSLSSLVVQLLQFQEEVFGKHVSNAPLTKLPIKCFLDFKAGGSLCHILAAAYKFKSDQGWRRYDFQNPSRMDRNVEMFMTIEKSLVQNNCLSRPNIFLCPEIEPKLLGKLKDIIKRHQGTVTEDKNNASHVVYPVPGNLEEEEWVRPVMKRDKQVLLHWGYYPDSYDTWIPASEIEAAVEDAPTPEKPRRVHAKWILDTDTFNEWMNEEDYEVNDDKNPVSRRKKISAKTLTDEVNSPDSDRRDKKGGNYKKRKRSPSPSPTPEAKKKNAKKGPSTPYTKSKRGHREEEQEDLTKDMDEPSPVPNIEEVTLPKTVNTKKDSESAPVKGGTVTDLDEQEDESMETTGKDEDENSTGNKGEQTKNPDLHEDNVTEQTHHIIIPSYAAWFDYNSVHAIERRALPEFFNGKNKSKTPEIYLAYRNFMIDTYRLNPQEYLTSTACRRNLAGDVCAIMRVHAFLEQWGLINYQVDAESRPTPMGPPPTSHFHVLADTPSGLVPLQPKAPQGRQGDADTKAGRKGKELDDLVPETAKGKPELTSASQQMLSFPDKGKEKPADMQNFGLRTDMYTKKNVPSKSKAAASATREWTEQETLLLLEALEMYKDDWNKVSEHVGSRTQDECILHFLRLPIEDPYLEDSEASLGPLAYQPIPFSQSGNPVMSTVAFLASVVDPRVASAAAKSALEEFSKMKEEVPTALVEAHVRKVEEAAKVTGRADPAFGLESSGIAGTASEEPERIGTEESGTDEVRAEGQPTEEKKEPKEPREGVGAVEEEAKEKTGEAPKKDEEKGKQGDSEKESEKSDGDLVVDPEKEKEPKEGPEEVLKETVESEGDRKAKVERDIGEGNLSTAAAAALAAAAVKAKHLAAVEERKIKSLVALLVETQMKKLEIKLRHFEELETIMDREREALEYQRQQLLADRQAFHMEQLKYAEMRARQQHFQQMHHVQPQAAPPPGTQPLPPTGAGPPTSHGLAMAPASVAPAAASSGAPPGSLGPSEQIGQAGSSAGPQQQQAAGAPQPGAIPPGVPPPGPHGPSPFPSQQAPPSVIPGAVPGSGHPGMAGNAPLGLPFGMLPPPPPPAPSILPFGSLADSISINLPPPNLHGHHHHLPFAPGTLPPPNLPVSMANPLHPNLPATTTMPSSLPLGPGLGSAAAQSPAIVAAVQGNLLPSASPLPDPSTPLPPDPTAPSPGTVTPVPPPQ
- the SMARCC2 gene encoding SWI/SNF complex subunit SMARCC2 isoform X1; the protein is MAVRKKDGGPNVKYYEAADTVTQFDNVRLWLGKNYKKYIQAEPPTNKSLSSLVVQLLQFQEEVFGKHVSNAPLTKLPIKCFLDFKAGGSLCHILAAAYKFKSDQGWRRYDFQNPSRMDRNVEMFMTIEKSLVQNNCLSRPNIFLCPEIEPKLLGKLKDIIKRHQGTVTEDKNNASHVVYPVPGNLEEEEWVRPVMKRDKQVLLHWGYYPDSYDTWIPASEIEAAVEDAPTPEKPRRVHAKWILDTDTFNEWMNEEDYEVNDDKNPVSRRKKISAKTLTDEVNSPDSDRRDKKGGNYKKRKRSPSPSPTPEAKKKNAKKGPSTPYTKSKRGHREEEQEDLTKDMDEPSPVPNIEEVTLPKTVNTKKDSESAPVKGGTVTDLDEQEDESMETTGKDEDENSTGNKGEQTKNPDLHEDNVTEQTHHIIIPSYAAWFDYNSVHAIERRALPEFFNGKNKSKTPEIYLAYRNFMIDTYRLNPQEYLTSTACRRNLAGDVCAIMRVHAFLEQWGLINYQVDAESRPTPMGPPPTSHFHVLADTPSGLVPLQPKAPQGRQGDADTKAGRKGKELDDLVPETAKGKPELQTSASQQMLSFPDKGKEKPADMQNFGLRTDMYTKKNVPSKSKAAASATREWTEQETLLLLEALEMYKDDWNKVSEHVGSRTQDECILHFLRLPIEDPYLEDSEASLGPLAYQPIPFSQSGNPVMSTVAFLASVVDPRVASAAAKSALEEFSKMKEEVPTALVEAHVRKVEEAAKVTGRADPAFGLESSGIAGTASEEPERIGTEESGTDEVRAEGQPTEEKKEPKEPREGVGAVEEEAKEKTGEAPKKDEEKGKQGDSEKESEKSDGDLVVDPEKEKEPKEGPEEVLKETVESEGDRKAKVERDIGEGNLSTAAAAALAAAAVKAKHLAAVEERKIKSLVALLVETQMKKLEIKLRHFEELETIMDREREALEYQRQQLLADRQAFHMEQLKYAEMRARQQHFQQMHHVQPQAAPPPGTQPLPPTGAGPPTSHGLAMAPASVAPAAASSGAPPGSLGPSEQIGQAGSSAGPQQQQAAGAPQPGAIPPGVPPPGPHGPSPFPSQQAPPSVIPGAVPGSGHPGMAGNAPLGLPFGMLPPPPPPAPSILPFGSLADSISINLPPPNLHGHHHHLPFAPGTLPPPNLPVSMANPLHPNLPATTTMPSSLPLGPGLGSAAAQSPAIVAAVQGNLLPSASPLPDPSTPLPPDPTAPSPGTVTPVPPPQ